From Bacteroidota bacterium, the proteins below share one genomic window:
- the sulP gene encoding sulfate permease → MLIPKLFTTLKDYSKEQFQKDLVAGIIVGIVALPLAIAFAIASGVSPEKGLFTAIIAGFIISAFGGSKVQIGGPTGAFIVIVYGIVQQYGVNGLIIATFLAGIMLIIMGVAKLGSVIKFVPHPLIVGFTSGIALIIFSSQMKDFFGLNMGAVPADFIDKWTDYVQHFSTVNLSAIIIAAGTTLLLFIVPRFNSQVPVSLIAIIGATAAVYFFHLDVETIGSKFGAIPSTLPAPLLPDLDVQTIKNLIQPAFTIALLGGIESLLSAVVADGMMGGNHRSNMELIAQGGANIFSALFGGVPATGAIARTVTNIKNGGRTPVAGIIHSITLLLIMLFFGKFAGLIPLASLAGILVVVAYNMSEWKSFVSLLKGPKSDVAVLLSTFLLTVLVDLTIAIEIGMVLAAFLFMRRMTQISNVNIITQEINDEAEKDDPQAIQKYTVAKGIEVFEINGPFFFGAAYKFKESMRVLKDKAQVLIIRMRAVPVIDATGLHALEEVYKAAKKQGTRLVISGIQHEVYKEFEKSGLLGLIGKENVLTNIDNALARANELLLSE, encoded by the coding sequence ATGCTGATACCAAAATTATTCACTACTCTTAAAGATTATTCAAAAGAACAATTCCAAAAAGATCTTGTTGCCGGGATCATTGTCGGGATTGTCGCATTACCCCTTGCTATCGCATTTGCCATTGCTTCGGGTGTTTCGCCCGAAAAAGGTTTGTTTACCGCAATCATTGCCGGCTTTATTATTTCCGCTTTCGGAGGCAGCAAGGTTCAGATTGGGGGCCCGACAGGCGCCTTTATTGTTATTGTTTACGGGATTGTTCAGCAATACGGAGTTAACGGACTTATCATAGCTACTTTTTTAGCCGGGATTATGCTGATCATTATGGGAGTAGCCAAATTGGGTTCCGTCATCAAATTTGTACCTCACCCGTTGATCGTTGGCTTTACAAGTGGAATTGCGCTGATCATTTTTTCATCACAGATGAAAGATTTTTTCGGGTTGAACATGGGTGCTGTACCGGCTGATTTTATTGACAAATGGACGGATTACGTTCAGCATTTCAGTACAGTGAATCTGTCGGCTATCATTATAGCAGCGGGAACCACTTTACTGTTATTTATTGTTCCCAGGTTCAATTCTCAGGTTCCGGTATCATTGATTGCGATCATCGGCGCTACAGCCGCAGTATATTTTTTTCATCTTGACGTTGAAACCATTGGCAGTAAATTCGGAGCGATCCCCTCAACCCTGCCTGCTCCCCTCCTTCCCGATCTCGATGTTCAAACCATTAAAAACCTGATCCAGCCGGCTTTTACCATTGCTTTGCTCGGGGGTATTGAATCCTTGCTTTCGGCCGTAGTCGCGGACGGTATGATGGGTGGCAATCACCGGTCAAATATGGAGCTTATTGCACAGGGCGGGGCAAATATATTTTCTGCCTTATTCGGCGGCGTTCCTGCTACCGGCGCCATTGCCCGCACGGTAACAAACATTAAAAACGGCGGACGCACTCCTGTTGCCGGGATCATACATTCGATCACATTATTACTTATCATGTTGTTCTTTGGAAAATTCGCCGGACTTATCCCGCTCGCATCGCTGGCCGGGATACTGGTTGTAGTTGCCTACAACATGAGTGAATGGAAATCATTTGTTAGTTTGTTGAAAGGTCCAAAAAGTGATGTAGCCGTACTACTTTCAACTTTTTTACTCACCGTTCTTGTTGACCTGACCATTGCTATTGAGATAGGTATGGTATTGGCCGCTTTTTTATTCATGCGAAGGATGACACAAATAAGTAACGTAAACATTATCACTCAGGAAATAAATGATGAGGCTGAAAAAGATGATCCTCAGGCGATCCAGAAATATACTGTAGCTAAAGGAATAGAGGTCTTTGAAATAAACGGCCCATTCTTTTTCGGAGCTGCATACAAATTCAAAGAATCCATGCGGGTTTTAAAAGATAAGGCACAGGTGCTCATTATACGTATGCGGGCAGTGCCTGTAATTGATGCCACCGGTCTTCATGCGTTAGAGGAAGTTTACAAAGCAGCAAAAAAACAAGGGACGCGACTTGTGATATCGGGAATTCAACATGAGGTTTATAAAGAGTTTGAGAAATCAGGGCTTCTGGGTCTGATCGGCAAGGAAAACGTACTTACCAATATTGATAATGCCCTTGCGAGAGCCAATGAATTGCTTTTATCTGAGTGA
- a CDS encoding DoxX family membrane protein — MMFYNYMAASFIVRVFLGVLFFAQGFDKVFHIKVHSVIHAFEQPLEDHKLPAWMITWAGVYTSYIELICGFMLIIGLFKSIALYLLGIDLLMVCIAFSIIKPMWDIQFVFPRLILLIALLVMPANWDVISVDYLIGILEFIQKAKSL; from the coding sequence ATGATGTTTTATAATTATATGGCGGCAAGTTTTATAGTCAGGGTGTTTTTGGGCGTGTTGTTCTTCGCACAGGGGTTCGATAAAGTCTTTCATATAAAAGTTCATAGCGTGATACACGCGTTTGAACAACCGCTGGAAGATCACAAACTTCCAGCGTGGATGATTACATGGGCGGGAGTATATACTTCGTACATTGAACTTATATGCGGGTTTATGCTCATCATTGGTTTATTCAAGTCAATTGCACTTTACTTACTCGGGATCGATCTCCTGATGGTATGTATAGCGTTTAGTATAATCAAGCCAATGTGGGATATTCAATTTGTATTTCCCCGTTTAATATTACTGATAGCATTACTTGTTATGCCCGCTAATTGGGATGTTATATCTGTTGATTACCTGATAGGAATACTGGAATTTATACAAAAAGCGAAATCGTTATAA
- a CDS encoding response regulator: protein MKKILLIEDNNYMRENTAEILELANYNVLTAKNGKIGVELAQKELPDLIICDIMMPVLDGYGVLHMLSKNNETASIPFIFLTAKTERSDLRKGMEMGADDYVTKPFDDIELLRAVESRLKKTDLLKTEYSKGVQGVYDFLDEIKNIDDLKKIGDGRKTFKYKKKDVIYSESGYPSGIYLIVKGKVKTYKTNEDGKEYITSLFKEGDFFSYSDLLENTTYTESAAALEDTEVNIIPKEDFFTLIYKNSEVAKRFIKLLANNLIEKENQLLKLAYNSVRKRVAEALVQLQKRYTSADAAEKFQMAISREDVANMAGTSTETAIRSLSDFKEEKLIEIKGSTITLLNLAKLENMKN from the coding sequence ATGAAGAAAATCCTTTTAATTGAAGACAACAATTATATGCGTGAAAACACAGCCGAGATACTTGAGTTGGCCAATTACAATGTTTTAACAGCCAAGAACGGCAAGATTGGCGTTGAGCTTGCGCAAAAAGAGCTCCCTGATCTTATCATCTGCGATATTATGATGCCTGTGCTTGACGGTTACGGAGTGCTTCACATGCTGAGTAAAAACAATGAAACAGCCAGTATTCCGTTTATTTTCCTAACTGCTAAAACCGAACGGAGTGATCTGCGTAAAGGAATGGAAATGGGTGCGGATGATTATGTGACGAAACCCTTTGATGATATAGAACTGCTTCGCGCGGTGGAGAGTCGCCTGAAGAAGACAGATCTGCTTAAAACAGAGTATTCAAAAGGAGTGCAGGGCGTTTATGATTTCCTGGATGAGATCAAGAATATTGACGATCTTAAAAAAATAGGCGATGGCAGAAAGACCTTTAAATACAAAAAGAAAGATGTAATATACAGTGAGAGTGGCTACCCCAGCGGTATTTACCTGATAGTTAAAGGAAAGGTAAAGACCTATAAGACCAATGAGGATGGTAAGGAGTATATTACTTCGTTATTCAAAGAAGGTGATTTTTTCAGTTACTCTGATCTCCTGGAAAATACTACGTATACCGAATCAGCCGCTGCTTTGGAAGATACCGAAGTGAATATTATACCTAAAGAGGATTTCTTCACGCTAATTTATAAGAATTCTGAGGTCGCCAAACGTTTTATCAAACTGCTGGCTAACAATTTGATAGAAAAAGAGAACCAATTACTTAAGTTAGCTTATAACTCGGTAAGAAAAAGAGTGGCTGAAGCATTGGTGCAGCTTCAAAAACGTTATACTTCGGCTGATGCAGCGGAAAAATTCCAGATGGCTATATCACGTGAAGATGTAGCGAACATGGCCGGCACATCTACCGAAACGGCTATACGAAGCTTATCTGATTTTAAGGAAGAGAAACTGATCGAGATTAAGGGAAGTACAATTACTTTGTTGAATCTTGCGAAGCTTGAAAATATGAAGAACTGA
- a CDS encoding universal stress protein, whose amino-acid sequence MKNILAPTDFSDTANNAVEYAAALAAKSNTDITLFHCFHVPVIAGDAPVITITFDELEKDSKDTLKAKKSELEKKYPGVKINTVSKVGFTTEEIVEYSQNNPTDLIVMGISGSGKLDQLLGSTATAVSKKSEVPVLIVPPEAGPGKLGNIVFAFDFKEIENTNNINIVVELARCFNSRITALNIKQEYEEMSPEEALAEKQANTLLSEVSHKMVKFSDTDTIHGIHNYLKDHDADLLVMMKRKHGFFDLLFNGSNTRKMAFHTHIPLLIIHE is encoded by the coding sequence ATGAAAAATATCTTAGCACCAACCGATTTTTCGGATACAGCTAATAATGCAGTTGAGTATGCCGCTGCGCTTGCGGCAAAGTCCAATACGGACATTACTTTATTCCATTGCTTTCACGTACCGGTTATCGCGGGTGATGCTCCTGTAATAACCATTACTTTCGATGAACTGGAAAAGGATAGTAAGGATACGCTCAAAGCAAAGAAAAGTGAGTTAGAAAAGAAATATCCGGGTGTAAAAATAAATACTGTATCCAAAGTGGGATTTACAACAGAGGAAATAGTAGAATATAGTCAGAATAATCCGACCGATCTCATTGTAATGGGTATAAGCGGATCGGGAAAGCTTGACCAATTGCTGGGAAGTACCGCGACTGCTGTTTCTAAAAAATCAGAAGTGCCTGTACTGATTGTTCCACCTGAAGCCGGTCCGGGTAAACTTGGTAATATTGTTTTCGCATTCGACTTTAAAGAAATTGAAAACACAAACAACATTAATATCGTTGTTGAATTAGCCAGATGCTTTAACTCAAGAATAACAGCTCTGAATATAAAACAAGAATATGAGGAAATGAGTCCTGAAGAGGCTTTAGCGGAAAAACAAGCAAACACTTTACTTTCGGAAGTGTCGCACAAAATGGTGAAATTCAGCGACACTGATACTATACACGGAATTCATAATTATCTTAAAGACCATGACGCGGATCTTTTGGTGATGATGAAACGCAAACATGGCTTTTTTGACCTGTTGTTCAATGGAAGCAATACCCGTAAGATGGCTTTTCACACCCATATACCATTATTAATAATTCACGAGTAA